The sequence GGGGGCGCCCTCCTGGCGTTCGTGCTGGCGGTCGCGCTCGGGCTCATGGCCCGGGCAGACCGCACGTTCGTGCGTGGCATCGCGCGCGTGGTGATCGAGTTCTTCCGCGGGACATCCCTCGTCGTCCAGCTGTTCTTCCTGTTCTTCGTCCTCCCCCAGCTCGGCGTCGAACTGCCGCCGATGCTCGTCGGCATCCTCGGGCTCGGGCTGAACTACGGCGCCTACGGCGCCGAGGTCGTGCGCGGATCGATCAACGCCGTGCCGGCCGGGCAGTGGGAGGCCACGACCGCGCTGAGCATGGGCCCGGTCCAGCGGATGACCCGCGTCATCTTCCCGCAGGCATGGGCGCTCATGCTGCCCTCGCTGAACAACCTGCTCGTCCTGCTGCTGAAGGGCACGGCGATCGTGAGCTTCATCACAATGGCCGACCTGACGTTCGAGCTCGGCAAGCTCCGGCAGAGCACAGACACGTTCTTCGCCTACACCGTGGGGCTCGTGATCTACTTCGTCATCGCGTACGCGCTGACGCTCGTCATGAACGCGCTGGAGATCCGCGCCAAGCACCGGCTCGG is a genomic window of Agromyces protaetiae containing:
- the ehuC gene encoding ectoine/hydroxyectoine ABC transporter permease subunit EhuC, which produces MADNLEALGAALPQVWQGVLITLQLTVGGALLAFVLAVALGLMARADRTFVRGIARVVIEFFRGTSLVVQLFFLFFVLPQLGVELPPMLVGILGLGLNYGAYGAEVVRGSINAVPAGQWEATTALSMGPVQRMTRVIFPQAWALMLPSLNNLLVLLLKGTAIVSFITMADLTFELGKLRQSTDTFFAYTVGLVIYFVIAYALTLVMNALEIRAKHRLGVGDSLRAVLRPKTPEKTV